The Henckelia pumila isolate YLH828 unplaced genomic scaffold, ASM3356847v2 CTG_461:::fragment_3, whole genome shotgun sequence genome window below encodes:
- the LOC140872337 gene encoding uncharacterized protein, which yields MIVHQEISLDMILKLVRVFGSVIYSSLSAQSPIGVDIEAEQRLERCNLCCVELEKVKLCLLACPYEERGFYGQVFPRAESGSSGSFMSKSLTFITLYTGGVFKGQGRSHLVVICGASWN from the exons ATGATAGT GCATCAAGAAATTTCATTAGACATGATTCTAAAGCTGGTCAGAGTATTTGGATCGGTGATCTACTCTTCATTATCAGCACAATCACCTATCGGTGTAGATATTGAGGCAGAGCAAAG GCTGGAGCGTTGCAATCTCTGCTGTGTTGAACTTGAGAAAGTAAAGCTCTGCCTGCTCGCCTGCCCTTATGAG GAGAGGGGGTTCTATGGCCAAGTCTTCCCAAGAGCCGAATCTGGCTCTTCAGGAAGTTTCATGAGTAAATCATTAACATTCATTACACTATACACTG gCGGTGTGTTCAAAGGGCAGGGACGTAGTCATTTGGTTGTAATTTGTGGGGCTTCATGGAATTAG